The following are from one region of the Coturnix japonica isolate 7356 chromosome 23, Coturnix japonica 2.1, whole genome shotgun sequence genome:
- the ADGRB2 gene encoding adhesion G protein-coupled receptor B2 isoform X2, with amino-acid sequence MTAAGPLLLAVISSVLWLTRGFDPAPSACSALASGVLYGSFSLKDLFPTISSGCSWTLENPDPTKYSLYLRFNREEQVCTHFSPMVLPLDHYLANYTCEPRTEPASPPPSPHPEEEEEEEEGEEAELELCEAAGPFTFLHFDKNFVQLCLAAEPEAAPRLLAPQALEFRFVEVLLINNNNSSQFTCSVLCRWLEECLQAPGARRCGLTHAGCSCQAETPPAPRHNGTRHPTTRTPAPPPAATPQCCPQPELHSASGNEFELPEIPHGNAVEENQKVKTQWPRSADEPGVYMAQTGDPAAEEWSQWSVCSLTCGQGSQVRTRSCVSSPYGTLCSGLLRETRTCNNTATCPVHGAWEDWSPWSLCSVTCGRGARTRTRRCVAPQHGGKACEGPELQAKPCSIATCLVEGQWLEWGAWSRCSVTCANGTQQRTRKCSVSAHGWAECRGAHADARECSNPVCPTDSKWGPWNHWSLCSKTCDTGWQRRFRMCEGTGVQGYPCEGTGEEVKTCNEKKCPAYHEMCKDEYVMLMTWKKTAAGDIIYNKCPPNATGSASRRCLLNPHGVAYWGVPSFARCISHEYRYLHLSLREHLAKGQRVLAGEGMSQVVRSLLELMARKTYYSGDLLFSVEILRNVTDTFKRATYIPSSEDVQRFFQVVSYMVDAENRDKWEDAQQVSPGSVHLMKVVEDFIHLVGDALKAFQSSLIVTDNLVISIQREPVSAVSSDINFPMKGRRGMKDWARSSEDKLFIPREVLSLASAELDESSHFVIGAVLYRTLGLILPPPRTPLAVTSKVLMVTVRPPTRPSEPLVLVELSHIINGTSHPQCVSWDYSRTDAGLGNWDTESCQTLETLPAHTKCQCRRLATFAILAQLPRDLAMDPSGSPSVPLMIGCAVSCMALLTLLVIYAAFWRFIKSERSIILLNFCVSILASNVLILVGQSQMLSKGVCTMTAAFLHFFFLSSFCWVLTEAWQSYLAVIGRIRTRLVRKRFLCLGWGLPALVVAVSVGFTRTKGYGTASYCWLSLEGGLLYAFVGPAAVIVLVNMLVGIIVFNKLMSRDGISDKSKKQRAGSKPPPCGSLLLKCTKCGVVSSAAMTSATASSAMASLWSSCVVLPLLALTWMSAVLAMTDRRSILFQVLFAVFNSVQGFVIITVHGFLRREVQDVVKCQIGVCRSEENENSPDSCKNGQTDFEKDVDLACQTVLFKEVNTCNPATITGTLSRISLDGDEDPKLNTSSEGNLGFSSLPGNIPTASILVQVPKMTPNVVAGLELGEPPAQLEAQGPVYLCTESSLRPLEYSWLRAPEPPRESDYMVLPRRSLQPFQHEEGPSTEEGTPHPTGAGEGDSYPGFVSVEHVNVNLSQPYGTVKHPYGLQFKQHPTVRQILASELSERSRTMPRTVPGSAMKVGSLERKRLRYSDLDFEKVMHTRKRHSELYHELNQKFHTLDRYRAPAAGTIKREKRWSVSSGGGEKSVATDTAGPDDPQPPAAPPKPWSTFKAMTLGSLPSAHRDRLELRCADWEGPCAGLDAADGDFQTEV; translated from the exons ATGACCGCTGCTGGTCCCCTCTTACTGGCTGTGATATCGTCTGTCCTGTGGCTCACGCGGGGCTTTGACCCGGCTCCCAGCGCCTGCTCCGCTCTGGCCTCTGGTGTCCTCTACGGCTCCTTCTCTCTCAAGGACCTCTTTCCCACCATCTCCTCCGGCTGCTCCTGGACCCTGGAGAACCCCGACCCCACCAAATACTCTCTGTATCTCCGCTTCAACCGTGAGGAGCAGGTTTGCACCCACTTCTCGCCCATGGTGCTGCCGCTCGACCATTACTTGGCCAACTACACCTGCGAGCCGCGCACGGAGCCCGCCAGCCCACCGCCCTCCCCACAcccagaggaagaagaggaggaggaggagggggaggaagcCGAGCTGGAGCTGTGCGAGGCCGCGGGGCCCTTCACCTTCCTGCACTTCGACAAGAACTTTGTGCAGCTGTGCCTGGCAGCGGAACCTGAGGCTGCCCCGCGCCTGCTGGCCCCGCAAGCGCTGGAGTTCCGCTTTGTGGAGGTGCTGctcatcaacaacaacaactccAGCCAGTTCACCTGCAGCGTGCTGTGCCGCTGGCTGGAGGAGTGCTTGCAAGCCCCTGGAGCCCGGCGCTGTGGCCTGACCCATGCGGGTTGCAGCTGCCAAGCGGAGACCCCCCCAGCACCCCGGCACAACGGCACGCGGCACCCCACCACCCGCACGCCCGCCCCACCGCCCGCTGCCACCCCCCAGTGCTGCCCCCAACCCGAGCTGCATTCTGCCAGTGGCAATGAGTTCGAGCTGCCTGAGATCCCACACG GCAATGCTGTTGAGGAGAACCAGAAGGTGAAGACACAGTGGCCACGGTCTGCAGATGAGCCGGGGGTGTACATGGCCCAGACAG GGGACCCCGCAGCCGAGGAGTGGTCGCAGTGGAGTGTCTGCTCTCTGACATGCGGGCAGGGCTCCCAGGTACGGACGCGCTCCTGTGTCTCCTCTCCATACGGGACGCTGTGCAGTGGGCTGCTGCGGGAGACACGAACCTGCAACAACACGGCCACGTGCCCAG TTCACGGTGCGTGGGAGGACTGGTCCCCGTGGAGCCTGTGCTCGGTGACCTGCGGGCGAGGGGCCAGGACCAGGACGCGGCGGTGTGTGGCCCCGCAGCACGGAGGGAAAGCCTGCGAGGGCCCCGAGCTGCAGGCCAAGCCCTGCAGTATCGCGACCTGCCTGG TGGAAGGGCAGTGGTTGGAGTGGGGCGCCTGGAGCCGCTGCTCTGTCACCTGCGCCAACGGCACGCAGCAGCGCACGCGGAAATGCAGCGTCTCAGCCCATGGCTGGGCAGAGTGCAGGGGGGCCCACGCTGACGCCCGCGAGTGCTCCAACCCCGTGTGTCCCA CTGACAGCAAGTGGGGCCCCTGGAACCACTGGAGCCTCTGCTCCAAGACGTGCGACACGGGCTGGCAGCGCCGCTTCCGCATGTGTGAGGGCACCGGCGTGCAGGGCTACCCCTGCGAGGGCACGGGCGAGGAGGTGAAGACCTGCAATGAGAAGAAGTGCCCAG ccTACCACGAGATGTGCAAGGATGAGTACGTCATGCTGATGACCTGGAAGAAAACTGCTGCGGGGGACATCATCTACAACAAGTGTCCCCCCAACGCCACAG GGTCCGCCAGCCGCCGGTGCCTGCTGAACCCCCACGGGGTCGCATACTGGGGTGTGCCCAGCTTCGCCCGCTGCATCTCCCACGAGTACCGATACTTGCATCTCTCA CTGCGGGAGCACCTGGCCAAGGGGCAGCGAGTGCTGGCTGGGGAGGGCATGTCGCAGGTGGTGCGCAGCCTGCTGGAGCTGATGGCCCGCAAGACCTACTACAGTGGGGACCTGCTCTTCTCCGTCGAGATCCTGCGCAACGTCACCGACACCTTCAAGAGGGCCACCTACATCCCATCCTCCGAGGACGTGCAG CGCTTCTTCCAGGTGGTGAGTTACATGGTGGATGCGGAGAACAGGGACAAGTGGGAGGATGCGCAGCAG GTCTCTCCTGGCTCCGTGCACCTGATGAAGGTGGTGGAGGACTTCATCCACCTGGTGGGGGATGCTCTGAAGGCGTTCCAGAGCTCACTCATCGTCACCGACAACCTGG TGATCAGCATCCAGCGGGAGCCCGTCTCTGCCGTGTCCAGCGACATCAACTTCCCCATGAAGGGCCGCCGGGGCATGAAGGACTGGGCACGCAGCTCTGAGGACAAGCTCTTCatccccagggaggtgctgaGCCTCGCCTCTGCCG AGCTGGATGAGTCGTCCCACTTTGTCATCGGGGCCGTGCTGTACCGCACGCTGGGACTCATCCTGCCGCCCCCCAG GACCCCACTGGCTGTCACCTCCAAAGTGCTGATGGTGACGGTGCGCCCACCCACCAGACCCTCCGAGCCCCTCGTGCTGGTGGAGCTCTCCCACATCATCAAT GGCACATCCCATCCGCAGTGTGTCAGCTGGGACTACTCGAGGAC CGATGCTGGCTTGGGAAACTGGGACACGGAGAGCTGCCAAACCCTGGAGACCCTCCCGGCTCACACCAAATGCCAGTGCCGCCGCCTCGCCACCTTCGCCATCcttgcacagctgcccagagaccTG GCCATGGACCCCTCAGGCAGCCCATCGGTGCCGCTGATGATCGGCTGCGCTGTGTCCTGCATGGCCCTGCTGACACTGCTGGTGATCTATGCTGCGTTCTGGAG GTTCATCAAGTCAGAGCGCTCCATCATCCTGCTCAACTTCTGCGTCTCCATCCTGGCCTCCAACGTCCTCATCCTGGTGGGGCAGTCCCAGATGCTCAGCAAG GGGGTGTGCACCATGACGGCCGCCTTCCTCCACTTCTTCTTCCTCTCGTCCTTCTGCTGGGTGCTGACAGAAGCCTGGCAGTCCTACCTGGCGGTGATCGGCCGCATCCGGACACGCCTGGTCAGGAAGCGCTTCCTGTGCTTGGGATGGG GTTTGCCAGCCCTCGTGGTCGCCGTCTCCGTTGGCTTCACACGGACCAAAGGCTACGGGACGGCGAGCTA CTGCTGGCTCTCACTGGAGGGCGGTCTGCTCTACGCCTTCGTGGGACCTGCAGCTGTCATTGTGCTG GTGAACATGCTGGTGGGCATCATCGTCTTCAACAAGCTCATGTCCCGCGATGGCATTTCAGATAAGTCCAAAAAGCAGCGAGCTGG CTCGAAGCCCCCCCCCTGTGGCAgcctgctgctgaaatgcaccaagTGCGGCGTGGTGTCCAGCGCGGCCATGACCTCCGCCACCGCCAGCAGTGCCAT GGCATCGCTGTGGAGCTCCTGCGTGGTCCTTCCCCTGCTGGCGCTGACCTGGATGTCGGCCGTGCTCGCCATGACCGACCGGCGCTCCATCCTCTTCCAGGTCCTCTTCGCCGTCTTCAACTCCGTCCAGGGCTTCGTCATCATCACCGTGCACGGCTTCCTGCGCCGAGAG GTCCAGGACGTGGTGAAGTGTCAGATAGGGGTGTGCAGGAGCGAGGAGAATGAAAACTCGCCCGACTCCTGCAAGAATGGGCAG aCAGACTTTGAAAAGGACGTTGACCTGGCGTGTCAGACAG TGCTCTTCAAGGAGGTGAACACTTGCAACCCTGCCACCATCACCGGCACTTTGTCACGCATTTCGCTGGATGGTGATGAAGACCCCAAGCTCAACACCAGCTCAGAGGGCAATTTGGGCTTCTCCAGCCTGCCGGGCAACATCCCCACCGCCAGCATCCTGGTGCAGGTGCCCAAGATGACGCCCAACGTGGTGGCTGGTTTGGAGCTGGGCGAGCCGCCGGCACAGCTGGAGGCACAGGGTCCTGTCTACCTGTGCACCGAGAGCAGCCTGCGGCCCCTGGAGTACAGCTGGCTGCGGGCACCGGAGCCACCGAGGGAGAGCGATTATATGGTGCTGCCACGCCgcagcctgcagcccttccagcaTGAGGAGGGTCCCAGCACTGAGGAAGGGaccccccatcccactggggcAGGAGAGGGGGATTCCTACCCCGGCTTTGTCTCGGTGGAGCACGTCAATGTGAACCTGAGCCAGCCCTATGGCACGGTGAAGCATCCCTATGGGCTGCAGTTCAAGCAGCACCCCACGGTGCGGCAGATCCTGGCGTCGGAGCTGTCGGAGCGCAGCCGCACCATGCCACGCACCGTGCCCGGCTCTGCCATGAAAGTGGGGTCCCTGGAG AGGAAGAGGTTGCGGTACTCTGACCTGGATTTCGAG AAGGTGATGCACACACGGAAGCGTCACTCCGAGCTCTACCACGAGCTCAACCAGAAGTTCCACACACTGGACCGGTACCGGGCGCCGGCTGCCGGCACCATCAAG CGAGAAAAGCGATGGAGCGTCTCATCAGGTGGTGGGGAGAAGAGCGTGGCCACT GACACAGCCGGCCCCGATGACCCGCAGCCTCCAGCCGCGCCACCCAAGCCCTGGAGCACATTCAAGGCGATGACTCTGGGCTCACTGCCCAGCGCCCACCGGGACCGCCTGGAGCTGCGCTGTGCAGACTGGGAGGGTCCCTGTGCTGGTCTGGATGCGGCTGATGGGGACTTCCAGACGGAGGTGTGA
- the ADGRB2 gene encoding adhesion G protein-coupled receptor B2 isoform X5, whose protein sequence is MTAAGPLLLAVISSVLWLTRGFDPAPSACSALASGVLYGSFSLKDLFPTISSGCSWTLENPDPTKYSLYLRFNREEQVCTHFSPMVLPLDHYLANYTCEPRTEPASPPPSPHPEEEEEEEEGEEAELELCEAAGPFTFLHFDKNFVQLCLAAEPEAAPRLLAPQALEFRFVEVLLINNNNSSQFTCSVLCRWLEECLQAPGARRCGLTHAGCSCQAETPPAPRHNGTRHPTTRTPAPPPAATPQCCPQPELHSASGNEFELPEIPHGNAVEENQKVKTQWPRSADEPGVYMAQTGDPAAEEWSQWSVCSLTCGQGSQVRTRSCVSSPYGTLCSGLLRETRTCNNTATCPVHGAWEDWSPWSLCSVTCGRGARTRTRRCVAPQHGGKACEGPELQAKPCSIATCLVEGQWLEWGAWSRCSVTCANGTQQRTRKCSVSAHGWAECRGAHADARECSNPVCPTYHEMCKDEYVMLMTWKKTAAGDIIYNKCPPNATGSASRRCLLNPHGVAYWGVPSFARCISHEYRYLHLSLREHLAKGQRVLAGEGMSQVVRSLLELMARKTYYSGDLLFSVEILRNVTDTFKRATYIPSSEDVQRFFQVVSYMVDAENRDKWEDAQQVSPGSVHLMKVVEDFIHLVGDALKAFQSSLIVTDNLVISIQREPVSAVSSDINFPMKGRRGMKDWARSSEDKLFIPREVLSLASAELDESSHFVIGAVLYRTLGLILPPPRTPLAVTSKVLMVTVRPPTRPSEPLVLVELSHIINGTSHPQCVSWDYSRTDAGLGNWDTESCQTLETLPAHTKCQCRRLATFAILAQLPRDLAMDPSGSPSVPLMIGCAVSCMALLTLLVIYAAFWRFIKSERSIILLNFCVSILASNVLILVGQSQMLSKGVCTMTAAFLHFFFLSSFCWVLTEAWQSYLAVIGRIRTRLVRKRFLCLGWGLPALVVAVSVGFTRTKGYGTASYCWLSLEGGLLYAFVGPAAVIVLVNMLVGIIVFNKLMSRDGISDKSKKQRAGSKPPPCGSLLLKCTKCGVVSSAAMTSATASSAMASLWSSCVVLPLLALTWMSAVLAMTDRRSILFQVLFAVFNSVQGFVIITVHGFLRREVQDVVKCQIGVCRSEENENSPDSCKNGQVQILTDFEKDVDLACQTVLFKEVNTCNPATITGTLSRISLDGDEDPKLNTSSEGNLGFSSLPGNIPTASILVQVPKMTPNVVAGLELGEPPAQLEAQGPVYLCTESSLRPLEYSWLRAPEPPRESDYMVLPRRSLQPFQHEEGPSTEEGTPHPTGAGEGDSYPGFVSVEHVNVNLSQPYGTVKHPYGLQFKQHPTVRQILASELSERSRTMPRTVPGSAMKVGSLERKRLRYSDLDFEKVMHTRKRHSELYHELNQKFHTLDRYRAPAAGTIKREKRWSVSSGGGEKSVATDTAGPDDPQPPAAPPKPWSTFKAMTLGSLPSAHRDRLELRCADWEGPCAGLDAADGDFQTEV, encoded by the exons ATGACCGCTGCTGGTCCCCTCTTACTGGCTGTGATATCGTCTGTCCTGTGGCTCACGCGGGGCTTTGACCCGGCTCCCAGCGCCTGCTCCGCTCTGGCCTCTGGTGTCCTCTACGGCTCCTTCTCTCTCAAGGACCTCTTTCCCACCATCTCCTCCGGCTGCTCCTGGACCCTGGAGAACCCCGACCCCACCAAATACTCTCTGTATCTCCGCTTCAACCGTGAGGAGCAGGTTTGCACCCACTTCTCGCCCATGGTGCTGCCGCTCGACCATTACTTGGCCAACTACACCTGCGAGCCGCGCACGGAGCCCGCCAGCCCACCGCCCTCCCCACAcccagaggaagaagaggaggaggaggagggggaggaagcCGAGCTGGAGCTGTGCGAGGCCGCGGGGCCCTTCACCTTCCTGCACTTCGACAAGAACTTTGTGCAGCTGTGCCTGGCAGCGGAACCTGAGGCTGCCCCGCGCCTGCTGGCCCCGCAAGCGCTGGAGTTCCGCTTTGTGGAGGTGCTGctcatcaacaacaacaactccAGCCAGTTCACCTGCAGCGTGCTGTGCCGCTGGCTGGAGGAGTGCTTGCAAGCCCCTGGAGCCCGGCGCTGTGGCCTGACCCATGCGGGTTGCAGCTGCCAAGCGGAGACCCCCCCAGCACCCCGGCACAACGGCACGCGGCACCCCACCACCCGCACGCCCGCCCCACCGCCCGCTGCCACCCCCCAGTGCTGCCCCCAACCCGAGCTGCATTCTGCCAGTGGCAATGAGTTCGAGCTGCCTGAGATCCCACACG GCAATGCTGTTGAGGAGAACCAGAAGGTGAAGACACAGTGGCCACGGTCTGCAGATGAGCCGGGGGTGTACATGGCCCAGACAG GGGACCCCGCAGCCGAGGAGTGGTCGCAGTGGAGTGTCTGCTCTCTGACATGCGGGCAGGGCTCCCAGGTACGGACGCGCTCCTGTGTCTCCTCTCCATACGGGACGCTGTGCAGTGGGCTGCTGCGGGAGACACGAACCTGCAACAACACGGCCACGTGCCCAG TTCACGGTGCGTGGGAGGACTGGTCCCCGTGGAGCCTGTGCTCGGTGACCTGCGGGCGAGGGGCCAGGACCAGGACGCGGCGGTGTGTGGCCCCGCAGCACGGAGGGAAAGCCTGCGAGGGCCCCGAGCTGCAGGCCAAGCCCTGCAGTATCGCGACCTGCCTGG TGGAAGGGCAGTGGTTGGAGTGGGGCGCCTGGAGCCGCTGCTCTGTCACCTGCGCCAACGGCACGCAGCAGCGCACGCGGAAATGCAGCGTCTCAGCCCATGGCTGGGCAGAGTGCAGGGGGGCCCACGCTGACGCCCGCGAGTGCTCCAACCCCGTGTGTCCCA ccTACCACGAGATGTGCAAGGATGAGTACGTCATGCTGATGACCTGGAAGAAAACTGCTGCGGGGGACATCATCTACAACAAGTGTCCCCCCAACGCCACAG GGTCCGCCAGCCGCCGGTGCCTGCTGAACCCCCACGGGGTCGCATACTGGGGTGTGCCCAGCTTCGCCCGCTGCATCTCCCACGAGTACCGATACTTGCATCTCTCA CTGCGGGAGCACCTGGCCAAGGGGCAGCGAGTGCTGGCTGGGGAGGGCATGTCGCAGGTGGTGCGCAGCCTGCTGGAGCTGATGGCCCGCAAGACCTACTACAGTGGGGACCTGCTCTTCTCCGTCGAGATCCTGCGCAACGTCACCGACACCTTCAAGAGGGCCACCTACATCCCATCCTCCGAGGACGTGCAG CGCTTCTTCCAGGTGGTGAGTTACATGGTGGATGCGGAGAACAGGGACAAGTGGGAGGATGCGCAGCAG GTCTCTCCTGGCTCCGTGCACCTGATGAAGGTGGTGGAGGACTTCATCCACCTGGTGGGGGATGCTCTGAAGGCGTTCCAGAGCTCACTCATCGTCACCGACAACCTGG TGATCAGCATCCAGCGGGAGCCCGTCTCTGCCGTGTCCAGCGACATCAACTTCCCCATGAAGGGCCGCCGGGGCATGAAGGACTGGGCACGCAGCTCTGAGGACAAGCTCTTCatccccagggaggtgctgaGCCTCGCCTCTGCCG AGCTGGATGAGTCGTCCCACTTTGTCATCGGGGCCGTGCTGTACCGCACGCTGGGACTCATCCTGCCGCCCCCCAG GACCCCACTGGCTGTCACCTCCAAAGTGCTGATGGTGACGGTGCGCCCACCCACCAGACCCTCCGAGCCCCTCGTGCTGGTGGAGCTCTCCCACATCATCAAT GGCACATCCCATCCGCAGTGTGTCAGCTGGGACTACTCGAGGAC CGATGCTGGCTTGGGAAACTGGGACACGGAGAGCTGCCAAACCCTGGAGACCCTCCCGGCTCACACCAAATGCCAGTGCCGCCGCCTCGCCACCTTCGCCATCcttgcacagctgcccagagaccTG GCCATGGACCCCTCAGGCAGCCCATCGGTGCCGCTGATGATCGGCTGCGCTGTGTCCTGCATGGCCCTGCTGACACTGCTGGTGATCTATGCTGCGTTCTGGAG GTTCATCAAGTCAGAGCGCTCCATCATCCTGCTCAACTTCTGCGTCTCCATCCTGGCCTCCAACGTCCTCATCCTGGTGGGGCAGTCCCAGATGCTCAGCAAG GGGGTGTGCACCATGACGGCCGCCTTCCTCCACTTCTTCTTCCTCTCGTCCTTCTGCTGGGTGCTGACAGAAGCCTGGCAGTCCTACCTGGCGGTGATCGGCCGCATCCGGACACGCCTGGTCAGGAAGCGCTTCCTGTGCTTGGGATGGG GTTTGCCAGCCCTCGTGGTCGCCGTCTCCGTTGGCTTCACACGGACCAAAGGCTACGGGACGGCGAGCTA CTGCTGGCTCTCACTGGAGGGCGGTCTGCTCTACGCCTTCGTGGGACCTGCAGCTGTCATTGTGCTG GTGAACATGCTGGTGGGCATCATCGTCTTCAACAAGCTCATGTCCCGCGATGGCATTTCAGATAAGTCCAAAAAGCAGCGAGCTGG CTCGAAGCCCCCCCCCTGTGGCAgcctgctgctgaaatgcaccaagTGCGGCGTGGTGTCCAGCGCGGCCATGACCTCCGCCACCGCCAGCAGTGCCAT GGCATCGCTGTGGAGCTCCTGCGTGGTCCTTCCCCTGCTGGCGCTGACCTGGATGTCGGCCGTGCTCGCCATGACCGACCGGCGCTCCATCCTCTTCCAGGTCCTCTTCGCCGTCTTCAACTCCGTCCAGGGCTTCGTCATCATCACCGTGCACGGCTTCCTGCGCCGAGAG GTCCAGGACGTGGTGAAGTGTCAGATAGGGGTGTGCAGGAGCGAGGAGAATGAAAACTCGCCCGACTCCTGCAAGAATGGGCAGGTGCAGATCCTG aCAGACTTTGAAAAGGACGTTGACCTGGCGTGTCAGACAG TGCTCTTCAAGGAGGTGAACACTTGCAACCCTGCCACCATCACCGGCACTTTGTCACGCATTTCGCTGGATGGTGATGAAGACCCCAAGCTCAACACCAGCTCAGAGGGCAATTTGGGCTTCTCCAGCCTGCCGGGCAACATCCCCACCGCCAGCATCCTGGTGCAGGTGCCCAAGATGACGCCCAACGTGGTGGCTGGTTTGGAGCTGGGCGAGCCGCCGGCACAGCTGGAGGCACAGGGTCCTGTCTACCTGTGCACCGAGAGCAGCCTGCGGCCCCTGGAGTACAGCTGGCTGCGGGCACCGGAGCCACCGAGGGAGAGCGATTATATGGTGCTGCCACGCCgcagcctgcagcccttccagcaTGAGGAGGGTCCCAGCACTGAGGAAGGGaccccccatcccactggggcAGGAGAGGGGGATTCCTACCCCGGCTTTGTCTCGGTGGAGCACGTCAATGTGAACCTGAGCCAGCCCTATGGCACGGTGAAGCATCCCTATGGGCTGCAGTTCAAGCAGCACCCCACGGTGCGGCAGATCCTGGCGTCGGAGCTGTCGGAGCGCAGCCGCACCATGCCACGCACCGTGCCCGGCTCTGCCATGAAAGTGGGGTCCCTGGAG AGGAAGAGGTTGCGGTACTCTGACCTGGATTTCGAG AAGGTGATGCACACACGGAAGCGTCACTCCGAGCTCTACCACGAGCTCAACCAGAAGTTCCACACACTGGACCGGTACCGGGCGCCGGCTGCCGGCACCATCAAG CGAGAAAAGCGATGGAGCGTCTCATCAGGTGGTGGGGAGAAGAGCGTGGCCACT GACACAGCCGGCCCCGATGACCCGCAGCCTCCAGCCGCGCCACCCAAGCCCTGGAGCACATTCAAGGCGATGACTCTGGGCTCACTGCCCAGCGCCCACCGGGACCGCCTGGAGCTGCGCTGTGCAGACTGGGAGGGTCCCTGTGCTGGTCTGGATGCGGCTGATGGGGACTTCCAGACGGAGGTGTGA